Proteins from a single region of Hypomesus transpacificus isolate Combined female chromosome 9, fHypTra1, whole genome shotgun sequence:
- the inka2 gene encoding PAK4-inhibitor INKA2 isoform X1 — MERPHLSKSERKNMDTCLRRLKQELLSMKEAGDGLHVQMNSMMGALQELKLLQVHTALEQLDVSGRPVPGAPAPPPPPPAAAPICGPLPGLLAPRPPLVRTTSRESQSQSQRQSQSWADQHRSSLDTSPSSSSLESETLSLPNPDLHPQPRPLPRRVSGYTAPQVDFCGPRLSHPPPAPAQAPPQPLDLPGILYSLSREGPSLDSDFSQDSMDDSSDWTSSLMSRCRNRQPLVLGDNVFADLVGNWLDLPELEREEEDREEGGEAGGRGSDRPNSPAHPLRLSRSQEICRKFSLTTNIFKKFLRGVRPDRDKLLKERPGWAAAPETGPQGGLSKRPRKAPASKARGSFYLPFWAAGAPQGKGRPGAPALEEPGNPRPLFSGILIDRRLAEGRVERTQPLFDYNTAVWV, encoded by the exons ATGGAGCGACCTCATCTCTCCAAATCAGAGCGCAAGAATATGGATACTTGCTTGAGACGATTGAAGCAGGAATTG ctgtCTATGAAGGAGGCAGGTGATGGCCTCCATGTGCAGATGAACTCCATGATGGGGGCTCTTCAGGAACTCAAGCTCCTCCAGGTCCACACAGCGTTGGAGCAGCTAGACGTCTCAGGCCGTCCTGTCCCAGGGGCCccggcccccccgccccctcccccagcggCAGCACCCATCTGTGgccccctccccggcctcctGGCCCCCAGGCCTCCTCTGGTCCGGACTACAAGCAGAGAGTcccagagccagagccagagGCAGAGCCAGAGCTGGGCTGACCAACACAGGAGCAGTCTGGacacttctccctcctcctccagcctggagAGTGAGACCCTGAGCCTCCCCAACCCcgacctccacccccagccccggccTCTCCCCAGGAGGGTGTCAGGCTACACCGCCCCCCAGGTGGACTTCTGCGGCCCCCGGCTCAGCCACCCTCCCCCGGCCCCCGCCCaggcccctccccagcccctggaCCTCCCAGGTATCCTGTACAGTCTCTCCAGAGAGGGCCCCTCCCTGGACAGCGACTTCTCCCAGGACAGCATGGACGATTCCAGCGACTGGACCTCCTCGCTCATGAGCCGCTGTCGCAACCGGCAGCCCTTGGTCCTGGGCGACAACGTGTTTGCAGACCTGGTGGGGAACTGGCTGGACCTGCCCgaactggagagggaggaggaggaccgggaggagggaggggaggcgggTGGGCGGGGCTCCGACAGGCCCAACTCCCCTGCCCACCCTCTCCGTCTGAGCCGCTCGCAGGAGATCTGCAGGAAATTCTCCCTCACCACCAACATCTTTAAGAAGTTCCTGCGGGGCGTGCGTCCAGACCGGGACAAGCTGCTGAAGGAGCGGCCGGGCTGGGCGGCAGCCCCGGAGACGGGGCCCCAGGGCGGCCTCTCCAAGAGGCCCAGGAAGGCCCCGGCCTCCAAGGCCCGAGGCAGCTTCTACCTGCCCTTCTGGGCGGCGGGGGCCCCTCAGGGGAAGGGTCGGCCGGGGGCGCCTGCCCTGGAGGAGCCGGGGAACCCCAGGCCCCTGTTCTCTGGGATCCTCATAGACAGGAGGCTGGCGGAGGGCAGAGTGGAGAGAACACAGCCCTTGTTTGACTATAACACGGCAGTGTGGGTCTGA
- the inka2 gene encoding PAK4-inhibitor INKA2 isoform X2 yields the protein MKEAGDGLHVQMNSMMGALQELKLLQVHTALEQLDVSGRPVPGAPAPPPPPPAAAPICGPLPGLLAPRPPLVRTTSRESQSQSQRQSQSWADQHRSSLDTSPSSSSLESETLSLPNPDLHPQPRPLPRRVSGYTAPQVDFCGPRLSHPPPAPAQAPPQPLDLPGILYSLSREGPSLDSDFSQDSMDDSSDWTSSLMSRCRNRQPLVLGDNVFADLVGNWLDLPELEREEEDREEGGEAGGRGSDRPNSPAHPLRLSRSQEICRKFSLTTNIFKKFLRGVRPDRDKLLKERPGWAAAPETGPQGGLSKRPRKAPASKARGSFYLPFWAAGAPQGKGRPGAPALEEPGNPRPLFSGILIDRRLAEGRVERTQPLFDYNTAVWV from the coding sequence ATGAAGGAGGCAGGTGATGGCCTCCATGTGCAGATGAACTCCATGATGGGGGCTCTTCAGGAACTCAAGCTCCTCCAGGTCCACACAGCGTTGGAGCAGCTAGACGTCTCAGGCCGTCCTGTCCCAGGGGCCccggcccccccgccccctcccccagcggCAGCACCCATCTGTGgccccctccccggcctcctGGCCCCCAGGCCTCCTCTGGTCCGGACTACAAGCAGAGAGTcccagagccagagccagagGCAGAGCCAGAGCTGGGCTGACCAACACAGGAGCAGTCTGGacacttctccctcctcctccagcctggagAGTGAGACCCTGAGCCTCCCCAACCCcgacctccacccccagccccggccTCTCCCCAGGAGGGTGTCAGGCTACACCGCCCCCCAGGTGGACTTCTGCGGCCCCCGGCTCAGCCACCCTCCCCCGGCCCCCGCCCaggcccctccccagcccctggaCCTCCCAGGTATCCTGTACAGTCTCTCCAGAGAGGGCCCCTCCCTGGACAGCGACTTCTCCCAGGACAGCATGGACGATTCCAGCGACTGGACCTCCTCGCTCATGAGCCGCTGTCGCAACCGGCAGCCCTTGGTCCTGGGCGACAACGTGTTTGCAGACCTGGTGGGGAACTGGCTGGACCTGCCCgaactggagagggaggaggaggaccgggaggagggaggggaggcgggTGGGCGGGGCTCCGACAGGCCCAACTCCCCTGCCCACCCTCTCCGTCTGAGCCGCTCGCAGGAGATCTGCAGGAAATTCTCCCTCACCACCAACATCTTTAAGAAGTTCCTGCGGGGCGTGCGTCCAGACCGGGACAAGCTGCTGAAGGAGCGGCCGGGCTGGGCGGCAGCCCCGGAGACGGGGCCCCAGGGCGGCCTCTCCAAGAGGCCCAGGAAGGCCCCGGCCTCCAAGGCCCGAGGCAGCTTCTACCTGCCCTTCTGGGCGGCGGGGGCCCCTCAGGGGAAGGGTCGGCCGGGGGCGCCTGCCCTGGAGGAGCCGGGGAACCCCAGGCCCCTGTTCTCTGGGATCCTCATAGACAGGAGGCTGGCGGAGGGCAGAGTGGAGAGAACACAGCCCTTGTTTGACTATAACACGGCAGTGTGGGTCTGA